The Vicinamibacteria bacterium genome includes a window with the following:
- a CDS encoding 2-oxoacid:ferredoxin oxidoreductase subunit beta — protein MTATLPAYSKKDFQTDQEVRWCPGCGDYAILSAVQSIFPELGIPREKFVVVSGIGCSSRFPYYMNTYGFHTIHGRAPAVATGLKISRPELEVWIATGDGDALSIGGNHFIHMLRRNVGLKVLLFNNRIYGLTKGQYSPTSEMGKKAKSTPYGSLDRPFNPLSLALGAEATFVARSVDIFQGHLKATLKRAAAHKGTAFVEILQNCNIFNDGAWENLTEKDLRDDHTIQLEHGQPLIFGKNHDQGIRMNGLNLEVVALGNGVTEKDLLVHDEHHPKPAFGFLLSRMDGTPGFPTPLGVLRAVDAPAYETSMNDQVRQVIAKKGKGDLASLLRAGDTWEVK, from the coding sequence GTGACCGCGACCCTGCCCGCCTACAGCAAAAAGGATTTCCAGACGGATCAGGAGGTTCGGTGGTGCCCCGGCTGCGGGGACTACGCGATTCTCTCCGCCGTGCAGTCGATCTTCCCCGAGCTCGGGATCCCCCGCGAGAAGTTCGTGGTGGTGTCCGGGATCGGTTGTTCCAGCCGCTTTCCCTACTACATGAACACCTATGGATTCCACACCATCCATGGCCGGGCCCCCGCGGTGGCCACCGGTCTCAAGATCTCGCGGCCCGAACTCGAGGTGTGGATCGCCACCGGGGATGGGGACGCCCTCAGCATCGGCGGCAACCACTTTATCCACATGCTGCGAAGGAACGTGGGCTTGAAGGTCCTCCTCTTCAACAACCGGATCTATGGGCTCACCAAGGGTCAGTACTCCCCGACCTCGGAGATGGGGAAGAAGGCGAAGTCCACGCCCTACGGCTCCCTCGACCGCCCCTTCAACCCCCTCTCCCTGGCCCTGGGGGCGGAGGCCACGTTCGTCGCGCGCTCGGTGGACATCTTCCAGGGGCACCTCAAGGCCACGCTCAAGAGGGCGGCCGCCCACAAAGGAACGGCTTTCGTGGAGATTCTGCAGAACTGCAACATCTTCAACGACGGGGCCTGGGAAAACCTCACCGAGAAGGACCTCCGGGACGACCACACGATCCAGCTCGAGCACGGTCAACCCCTGATCTTCGGCAAGAACCATGACCAGGGAATCCGGATGAACGGCCTCAACCTCGAGGTCGTGGCCCTCGGGAATGGTGTCACCGAGAAGGACCTCCTCGTTCACGACGAGCACCACCCCAAGCCTGCCTTCGGCTTCCTCCTCTCACGGATGGACGGGACTCCCGGTTTCCCCACCCCCCTGGGCGTCCTGCGGGCGGTGGACGCTCCCGCCTACGAGACCTCCATGAACGATCAAGTGCGGCAGGTGATCGCGAAGAAGGGCAAGGGCGACCTCGCCTCGTTGCTCCGCGCGGGCGACACTTGGGAAGTCAAGTAG
- a CDS encoding 2-oxoacid:acceptor oxidoreductase subunit alpha, translating to MATTEAPPRRREVRERAVIRFVGDSGDGMQITGSQFTNTAALFGNDLATFPDFPAEIRAPAGTLPGVSGFQVNFAATDVFTPGDAVDVLVAMNPAALKTNLADLRTGGILILNVDNFKETDLKKAQMTSNPLEDHSLEGYRLFPVELTKLTRLALRDLGLDAKSMDRCKNFFALGMCYWLYNRSMEATYKWLDEKFAKKPVLAEANKLAMKAGYAYCDATEAFQVSYEIPPARLAPGVYRNISGNTALALGFVAASQKAGIPLFQGSYPITPASDILHELSMFKEFGVITFQAEDEIAAITSVIGAAYGGALGLTTTSGPGMALKTEAMGLAIAVELPLVICDIQRGGPSTGLPTKTEQADLLQALFGRNSEAPIPVLAAATPGDCFWVALEASRIAIKYMVPVIVLSDGYLANGAEPWKIPDLRELPDIPVKFRTDPDGFMPYLRNPETLARPWAVPGTPGLEHRIGGLEKQDGTGNVNYEPLNHERMVRLRAAKVEAIAQEVPDVVPAGDPDGDLLLVGWGSTYGPITAALRAQREKKRRLGHVHLRHLNPLPRNLGSVLKRYKRVVVPEMNMGQLVWLLRAKYLVDAEGFNKIQGKPFKQAEIEAKIEEVLQ from the coding sequence ATGGCGACAACCGAAGCCCCTCCCCGAAGGCGCGAGGTCCGGGAGCGGGCCGTCATTCGCTTCGTGGGCGACTCCGGCGACGGCATGCAGATCACGGGGAGCCAGTTCACAAACACCGCTGCCCTCTTCGGCAACGACTTGGCGACGTTCCCCGACTTCCCGGCGGAAATCCGCGCCCCCGCGGGTACCCTGCCCGGGGTCTCCGGCTTCCAGGTCAACTTTGCCGCCACCGACGTCTTCACCCCCGGGGATGCGGTGGACGTGCTGGTGGCTATGAACCCGGCCGCCCTCAAGACCAACCTGGCCGACCTGCGCACGGGGGGGATCCTCATCCTCAACGTCGACAACTTCAAGGAGACCGACCTCAAGAAGGCGCAGATGACGTCCAACCCGCTCGAGGACCATTCCCTCGAGGGCTACCGCCTCTTCCCGGTGGAGCTCACCAAGCTCACCCGCCTGGCCCTCCGCGACCTGGGCTTGGACGCCAAGAGCATGGACCGTTGCAAGAACTTCTTCGCGCTCGGCATGTGCTACTGGCTCTACAACCGGTCTATGGAGGCCACCTACAAGTGGCTAGACGAGAAGTTCGCGAAGAAGCCGGTCCTGGCCGAGGCCAACAAGCTGGCCATGAAGGCGGGCTACGCCTACTGCGACGCCACCGAGGCCTTCCAGGTCAGTTACGAGATTCCCCCCGCCCGACTGGCCCCGGGCGTTTACCGCAACATCAGCGGCAACACGGCCCTCGCCCTCGGTTTCGTGGCCGCTTCGCAGAAGGCGGGCATCCCCCTCTTCCAGGGCTCCTATCCCATCACCCCCGCCTCTGACATCCTCCACGAACTCTCGATGTTCAAGGAGTTCGGGGTGATCACCTTCCAGGCTGAGGACGAAATCGCAGCCATCACCTCTGTCATCGGCGCCGCCTACGGGGGGGCCCTCGGCCTCACGACCACCTCGGGGCCGGGCATGGCCTTGAAGACGGAGGCCATGGGCCTGGCCATCGCGGTCGAGCTTCCGCTGGTGATCTGCGACATCCAGCGCGGGGGTCCCTCCACCGGGCTCCCCACCAAGACCGAGCAGGCCGACCTCCTCCAGGCCCTTTTCGGTCGCAACTCCGAAGCCCCCATCCCCGTGCTGGCCGCGGCCACCCCCGGCGACTGCTTCTGGGTCGCGCTCGAGGCCAGCCGCATCGCCATCAAGTACATGGTGCCTGTCATCGTGCTTTCCGACGGCTATCTCGCCAACGGGGCCGAGCCCTGGAAGATCCCCGACCTCCGGGAACTGCCGGATATTCCCGTCAAGTTCCGCACCGACCCCGATGGCTTCATGCCCTACTTGCGGAACCCCGAGACGCTGGCCCGGCCCTGGGCGGTGCCGGGCACCCCCGGCCTCGAGCACCGCATTGGGGGCCTCGAGAAGCAGGACGGAACCGGCAACGTCAACTACGAGCCCCTGAACCACGAGCGAATGGTGCGCTTGCGGGCGGCCAAGGTGGAGGCCATCGCCCAGGAGGTGCCGGATGTTGTTCCCGCCGGCGACCCCGACGGCGACCTCCTGCTCGTGGGCTGGGGATCCACCTACGGACCCATCACCGCCGCCCTCCGCGCCCAGCGGGAGAAGAAGCGGAGGCTCGGACACGTGCACCTGCGCCATTTGAATCCGTTGCCCCGAAACCTCGGTTCCGTGCTGAAGCGCTACAAGAGGGTCGTGGTTCCGGAGATGAACATGGGGCAGCTCGTGTGGTTGCTCCGAGCCAAGTACCTAGTGGACGCCGAGGGTTTCAACAAGATCCAAGGGAAGCCCTTCAAGCAGGCGGAGATCGAAGCCAAGATCGAGGAGGTTCTGCAGTGA
- a CDS encoding multifunctional oxoglutarate decarboxylase/oxoglutarate dehydrogenase thiamine pyrophosphate-binding subunit/dihydrolipoyllysine-residue succinyltransferase subunit, translated as MSTAPADPLLDSLISDFGGNYVFALDVLEQYRHDRHSVDPSWREYFDKALGVKPEGEPAPVTVIVPPAAPERSSLVRRPGAALAGGPRSKAVAIPAILPGDIAQPIRGGAVRIVENMEASLQVPTATSIRTLPVRTLEENRRILNKHREAAGAGKVSFTHLVAWAILRGLDAFPRLNDAYAELEGQPHRIQRDAVRLGIAVDVLRKDSTRTLLVPNLKDAGRMDFAAFLKAFDDLVARARQGTISPDDFIGTTLSLTNPGTVGTTSSAPRLMPGQGLIIATGALDYPAEYRSMAPRTLSLLGISKVMTVTSTYDHRIIQGAESGLFLSRMEELLKGGDGFYERIFEDLGVPHRPMHWEIDTAPGLGGPAGSREEVEKQAKVLQLIHNYRVRGHLVADLDPLDSKRAPHKDLDPATYGLTLWDLDREFITNGLSGKDKASLREILEVLRDTYCGTIGVEYMYIADPERKEWLQQRMESTRNYPALDAGSKRRVLEKLVEAESFERFLHAKFIGHKRFSLEGGEALIPLLDRILNDAAQQGVREVVIGMSHRGRLNVLANTVGKPLAQIFAEFEGNVDPDSTQGSGDVKYHLGATGQHHADTGETLTLTVAPNPSHLEWVNPVVEGMVRAKQDALGDGQRSQVIPILLHGDAAFAGQGIVAETLNLAGLHGYRTGGTIHVVVNNQIGFTTLPEDARSSTYCTDVAKMVHAPAFHVNGDDPEAVVYVAGLALEYRQRFKKDVVVDVVGYRRWGHNEGDEPSYTQPLMYARIKSHPSVAQLYAEQMVRSGLVTREELDALWEDKKAQMQREGESGPLARIAKRPGVEPSPVDAGAMWARLRAALKVLGSLPEGFEVHPKLIPHIRKRAELAEGRGQVDWATAEALAFGTLLLEGISVRLSGQDSGRGTFSQRHAILYDVRDGKEYVALNALAPAGARFEVYDSLLSEAAVMGFEFGYSVAEHHALVMWEAQFGDFMNGAQVIIDQFLAGSETKWGQPTGLTLLLPHGYEGQGPEHSSARIERFLTLCAEDNMRVCYPSTPASYFHLLRRQGRDAVEKPLVVMTPKSLLRHPRCLSELTDLAGGAFAPILEDEAADPARIRRVILTSGKLYYDLLKAREERKADQVALLRQEQFYPFPARELLRALSRYSLSADLVWAQEEPRNMGAWRFVRESFLDGEIADPGRRVPRYVGRVASASPAPGSHRVHLQEQEAIVREALWD; from the coding sequence ATGAGCACCGCGCCCGCCGATCCGCTCCTGGATTCGTTGATCAGCGATTTCGGCGGCAACTACGTCTTCGCCCTCGACGTGCTGGAGCAATACCGGCACGACCGCCACTCCGTAGACCCGAGCTGGCGGGAGTACTTCGATAAGGCTCTGGGCGTGAAGCCGGAAGGGGAGCCCGCGCCCGTGACCGTGATCGTCCCCCCGGCCGCCCCCGAGCGCTCCTCCCTCGTCCGCCGCCCGGGAGCGGCCCTGGCGGGGGGGCCGCGATCGAAGGCGGTAGCCATTCCCGCCATCCTGCCCGGCGACATCGCCCAGCCCATCCGGGGGGGCGCAGTCCGCATCGTGGAGAACATGGAGGCCAGCCTCCAGGTCCCCACCGCCACCTCCATCCGGACCCTCCCCGTCCGGACCCTGGAGGAGAATCGGCGCATCCTCAACAAGCACCGCGAGGCCGCGGGGGCGGGCAAGGTCAGCTTCACCCACCTGGTGGCTTGGGCCATTCTGCGGGGCCTCGATGCCTTCCCCCGCCTGAACGACGCCTACGCGGAGCTCGAGGGTCAGCCCCACCGCATCCAGCGCGACGCCGTGCGCCTGGGCATCGCGGTGGACGTGCTGCGCAAGGACAGCACGCGCACGCTCCTCGTTCCCAACCTCAAGGACGCGGGGCGAATGGACTTTGCCGCCTTCCTCAAGGCCTTTGATGACCTTGTGGCCCGAGCCCGCCAGGGGACGATATCCCCCGACGACTTCATCGGCACCACCCTCTCCCTCACCAACCCCGGCACGGTGGGGACGACCTCGTCTGCGCCCCGCCTCATGCCCGGCCAGGGCCTGATCATCGCCACCGGCGCTCTCGACTACCCTGCCGAGTACCGCTCCATGGCTCCCCGCACGCTCTCTCTGCTCGGGATCAGCAAAGTCATGACCGTGACCTCGACCTACGATCACCGGATCATACAGGGGGCGGAGTCTGGGCTCTTCCTCTCGCGCATGGAGGAGCTCCTCAAGGGCGGCGACGGCTTCTACGAGCGCATCTTCGAGGACTTGGGCGTGCCCCACCGGCCGATGCATTGGGAGATCGACACCGCTCCCGGGCTCGGCGGGCCGGCGGGCAGCCGGGAGGAGGTGGAGAAGCAGGCCAAGGTCCTGCAGCTCATCCACAACTACCGTGTGCGCGGGCACCTCGTCGCCGATCTCGACCCCCTCGACTCAAAGCGTGCCCCCCACAAGGACCTCGATCCCGCCACCTACGGCCTCACCCTCTGGGACCTGGACCGCGAGTTCATCACCAACGGGCTGAGCGGCAAGGACAAAGCCAGCCTGCGCGAAATCCTGGAGGTCTTGCGGGACACCTACTGCGGGACGATCGGCGTGGAGTACATGTACATCGCCGACCCCGAGCGCAAGGAGTGGCTCCAGCAGCGGATGGAGTCCACCCGCAACTACCCCGCCTTGGACGCGGGGAGCAAACGGCGCGTGCTCGAGAAGCTGGTGGAGGCGGAGAGCTTCGAGCGCTTCCTGCACGCGAAGTTCATTGGGCACAAGCGCTTCTCGCTGGAGGGGGGGGAGGCCCTGATTCCCCTTCTGGACCGCATCTTGAACGACGCCGCCCAGCAGGGCGTGCGCGAGGTCGTGATCGGCATGTCCCACCGCGGGCGCCTGAACGTCCTCGCCAACACGGTCGGCAAGCCCTTGGCCCAAATCTTCGCGGAGTTCGAGGGCAACGTGGACCCGGACTCCACCCAGGGCTCGGGGGACGTCAAGTACCACTTGGGCGCCACCGGGCAACATCACGCGGACACCGGGGAGACCCTGACCCTGACCGTGGCCCCCAACCCCAGCCATCTGGAGTGGGTGAACCCCGTCGTGGAGGGGATGGTGCGCGCCAAGCAGGATGCGCTGGGGGACGGCCAGCGATCGCAGGTCATTCCCATCTTGCTGCACGGCGACGCCGCCTTCGCCGGACAAGGGATCGTGGCCGAGACCCTCAACCTGGCCGGCCTGCATGGCTACCGCACGGGGGGCACCATCCACGTGGTGGTGAACAACCAGATCGGCTTCACCACCCTCCCCGAGGACGCTCGCTCCTCCACGTACTGCACGGACGTGGCCAAGATGGTCCATGCCCCTGCCTTCCACGTCAACGGCGACGACCCGGAGGCGGTGGTGTACGTGGCGGGTCTGGCCCTGGAGTACCGACAGCGCTTCAAGAAGGACGTGGTCGTCGATGTCGTGGGATACCGTCGCTGGGGTCACAACGAAGGCGACGAGCCCAGCTACACCCAACCCTTGATGTACGCCCGGATCAAGAGCCACCCCTCGGTGGCGCAGCTCTATGCCGAGCAGATGGTCCGTTCGGGGCTGGTCACGCGTGAGGAACTGGACGCCCTCTGGGAAGACAAAAAAGCCCAGATGCAACGGGAGGGGGAGAGCGGGCCCTTGGCCCGGATCGCCAAGAGGCCCGGCGTGGAACCGTCCCCGGTGGACGCGGGCGCCATGTGGGCGCGGCTGCGGGCCGCCCTCAAGGTCCTAGGCTCGTTACCCGAAGGCTTCGAGGTCCACCCCAAGCTCATCCCCCACATCCGGAAGCGGGCGGAGCTGGCGGAGGGTCGGGGACAGGTGGACTGGGCGACGGCGGAGGCCCTCGCCTTCGGCACCCTGCTCCTAGAAGGGATCTCGGTGCGGCTGTCCGGCCAGGACTCGGGCCGAGGCACGTTCAGTCAGCGCCACGCCATCCTCTACGACGTGCGCGACGGCAAGGAGTACGTCGCCCTGAACGCGCTCGCCCCCGCGGGCGCGCGTTTCGAGGTGTACGACAGCCTCCTCTCCGAGGCCGCGGTCATGGGCTTCGAGTTCGGCTATTCGGTGGCCGAGCATCACGCCCTCGTCATGTGGGAGGCCCAGTTCGGCGACTTCATGAACGGGGCCCAGGTCATCATCGACCAGTTCCTAGCCGGTTCCGAGACCAAGTGGGGGCAGCCCACCGGCCTCACGTTGCTTCTGCCCCACGGCTACGAGGGCCAGGGGCCCGAGCACTCGAGCGCCCGCATAGAGCGCTTCCTGACCCTCTGCGCCGAGGACAACATGAGGGTCTGCTATCCGTCCACGCCCGCCTCCTACTTCCACCTCCTGCGCCGGCAGGGGCGCGACGCCGTGGAGAAGCCGCTCGTGGTCATGACCCCCAAGAGCCTGCTGCGCCACCCCCGCTGCCTCTCCGAGCTCACCGATCTGGCGGGAGGCGCTTTCGCGCCCATCCTCGAGGACGAAGCCGCCGACCCCGCCCGCATCCGGCGCGTGATCTTGACCAGCGGCAAGCTCTATTACGATTTGCTCAAGGCGCGCGAGGAGCGAAAGGCAGACCAGGTGGCCCTCCTGCGGCAGGAGCAGTTCTACCCCTTCCCGGCCCGGGAGCTCTTGCGGGCCCTCAGTCGCTACTCGCTCTCCGCGGACCTGGTTTGGGCGCAAGAGGAGCCGCGCAACATGGGGGCCTGGCGGTTCGTGCGCGAGTCGTTCCTGGACGGCGAGATCGCCGATCCGGGCCGGCGTGTGCCCCGCTACGTGGGCCGGGTGGCCAGCGCCAGCCCCGCGCCGGGCTCGCACAGGGTCCACTTGCAGGAGCAGGAAGCGATCGTGAGGGAGGCCCTCTGGGACTGA
- a CDS encoding TetR/AcrR family transcriptional regulator encodes MGIVERREREREEVRRKILDAAHELFASEGYDRVTMRRVAEAIEYSPTTIYNHFEDKDDLVNALCEEDFSKLLALFEGQPPPADPVEWIRQLGRAYATFGLQNPNHYRFMFMTPAKFERVPQASASGVQSFSLFRSAVEKAITAGQFRPGDPQALAQVLWASLHGAVALLITLQPQHWPEGAAVPDLVERVIENGIRGLVARPARD; translated from the coding sequence ATGGGCATCGTTGAGAGGCGGGAGCGGGAGCGGGAGGAGGTGCGGCGGAAAATCCTCGACGCCGCTCACGAACTCTTCGCAAGCGAAGGCTACGACCGGGTCACGATGCGTCGCGTCGCAGAGGCCATAGAGTACTCCCCCACCACGATCTACAACCACTTCGAGGACAAGGACGACCTCGTGAACGCCCTCTGCGAGGAGGATTTCAGCAAGCTCCTCGCCCTCTTCGAGGGGCAGCCCCCCCCCGCGGACCCCGTGGAGTGGATCCGTCAGCTCGGCCGCGCCTACGCGACGTTTGGCCTGCAGAATCCCAACCACTACCGGTTCATGTTCATGACTCCCGCCAAGTTCGAGCGTGTCCCGCAGGCCAGCGCTTCGGGTGTGCAGTCCTTTAGCCTGTTCCGCTCGGCGGTGGAGAAGGCGATCACCGCCGGGCAGTTCCGGCCGGGTGACCCCCAGGCCCTGGCCCAAGTGCTGTGGGCGAGCCTCCATGGAGCGGTGGCCCTGCTGATCACCCTCCAGCCACAGCACTGGCCAGAGGGCGCGGCCGTTCCCGATCTAGTCGAGCGCGTGATCGAGAACGGGATCCGGGGCTTGGTCGCCCGTCCGGCCCGGGACTGA
- a CDS encoding ABC transporter permease gives MVSLARKNLFHDRLRFVITVAGVAFAVTLVLVQVGLFMGLLDKATVTIEHANAEVWITSHNTPNVDFAHTFPETAVLRARGVPGVARAENLLIQFMNIQLPNGAEEGALVYAMNDFEGWNLPWEVNEGDVRDLKRGAYILMDRSASRRFGPFAVGDYREILGKRFKIIGTTSGAASFTTAPIVFMDFKNAQELLQTVQGKTHYVLVGLEPGADAGAVAAEIRSRLPFNDVYTKAAWAARSRAYWVVSTGLGMNMGITVFLGVLVGIVIVAQTLYTSAVEHVKEFGTVKAIGGSNWDIYRILGEQAVIAAVVGFVLGGTMSLAMRPLLARLYLNVMVSPRFALAVFAGTVLMCLGAAMLSFRRVATIDPALVFRA, from the coding sequence ATGGTCTCCCTCGCCCGCAAGAACCTCTTCCACGATCGGCTCCGCTTCGTGATCACGGTGGCGGGCGTGGCCTTCGCGGTGACCCTGGTGCTGGTGCAGGTGGGCTTGTTCATGGGCCTGCTCGACAAGGCCACGGTGACCATCGAGCACGCGAACGCCGAAGTCTGGATCACCTCTCACAACACCCCCAACGTGGACTTCGCCCACACTTTCCCGGAGACAGCCGTGCTGCGCGCGCGCGGTGTTCCCGGGGTGGCGAGGGCGGAGAACCTGCTCATCCAGTTCATGAACATCCAGCTCCCTAACGGCGCGGAGGAAGGTGCCCTCGTATACGCCATGAACGACTTCGAGGGGTGGAACCTCCCTTGGGAAGTCAACGAGGGCGACGTGCGGGACCTGAAGCGGGGAGCTTATATATTGATGGACCGTTCGGCCAGCCGCCGTTTCGGACCGTTCGCGGTGGGCGACTACCGGGAGATCCTGGGCAAGCGCTTCAAGATCATCGGCACGACCTCCGGGGCCGCGTCCTTCACGACCGCACCCATCGTCTTCATGGACTTCAAGAATGCCCAGGAGCTGCTCCAGACCGTGCAGGGCAAGACCCACTACGTCCTAGTCGGGCTGGAGCCGGGGGCCGACGCGGGGGCGGTGGCGGCGGAAATCCGAAGCCGGTTGCCCTTCAACGACGTCTACACGAAGGCCGCCTGGGCGGCGCGCTCTCGGGCTTACTGGGTGGTCTCTACCGGGTTGGGCATGAACATGGGCATCACCGTCTTCTTGGGGGTGCTGGTCGGTATCGTGATCGTGGCCCAGACCCTCTACACCTCGGCCGTGGAGCACGTGAAGGAGTTCGGGACCGTGAAAGCGATCGGCGGCTCGAACTGGGACATCTACCGAATCTTGGGGGAGCAGGCCGTGATCGCAGCCGTGGTGGGCTTCGTCCTAGGAGGGACGATGTCGCTAGCCATGCGCCCCCTGCTGGCCAGACTCTACCTCAACGTCATGGTGTCGCCCCGCTTTGCGCTTGCGGTTTTCGCGGGCACCGTGCTCATGTGCCTGGGAGCGGCCATGCTCTCCTTCCGGCGGGTCGCGACCATCGATCCCGCCCTCGTTTTTCGCGCTTGA
- a CDS encoding ABC transporter ATP-binding protein: MNDTVLAAQDVVKVFEEGAQKVEVLRGVSLEVSAGEVVALEGPSGSGKTTLLSIMGCILTATSGRVTVAGRAVDPQRPDLLREVRRRSIGFVFQQYNLFPALTALENVEYSLNVKGVRGGAAQAEARRVLERVGLGDRLHFLPRDLSGGQKQRVAIARALAGSPRVILADEPTANLDSAVGVQVLELFRDLAKTESRGLLVVTHDPKVRAVADRVVGIRDGRLAA; this comes from the coding sequence ATGAACGACACGGTGCTGGCCGCGCAGGACGTGGTCAAGGTCTTCGAAGAGGGGGCCCAGAAAGTGGAGGTGCTGCGGGGCGTCTCCCTGGAGGTGAGCGCGGGCGAGGTGGTGGCCCTGGAAGGACCGTCCGGCTCCGGCAAGACCACTCTGCTCTCGATCATGGGCTGCATCCTCACCGCGACCTCGGGCCGGGTGACGGTGGCGGGCCGGGCCGTGGACCCGCAACGGCCCGACCTTCTGCGCGAGGTGCGGCGTCGCTCCATTGGCTTCGTCTTCCAGCAGTACAACCTCTTCCCGGCCCTCACCGCCCTCGAGAACGTGGAGTACTCGCTCAACGTCAAGGGCGTCCGGGGCGGGGCGGCGCAGGCCGAGGCGCGGCGCGTGCTGGAGCGGGTGGGCCTGGGCGACCGGCTGCACTTCCTTCCCCGCGACCTTTCGGGCGGGCAGAAGCAGCGGGTGGCGATCGCGCGGGCCCTGGCCGGGTCGCCCCGGGTCATCCTCGCCGACGAGCCCACCGCCAACCTGGACAGCGCGGTGGGCGTGCAGGTCCTGGAGCTGTTCCGGGACCTCGCCAAGACGGAGTCGAGGGGGCTTTTGGTCGTCACCCACGACCCCAAGGTACGCGCGGTGGCGGACCGGGTGGTGGGGATTCGGGACGGTCGGTTAGCGGCGTGA
- a CDS encoding efflux RND transporter periplasmic adaptor subunit gives MRMRTLALSGIVGAVLIVTAGWQARGAAPAAPAAVGAPAAARVVAAEGRVVAYPGAEVKVGAERPGRLVRVVVQEGQTVHRGDLLAEIESEELRASLAEARAHVAETEAEARLADLARERRRQLFQEKIVAVHDLDQATRDLEIAQARRDTAGATVARYEAQLRKSRILAPISGTVTLRRVDEGQTVEAGDAAFTIADLSRLRVEGEAHEADAGAIAVGAPVIISAEGFPGRAWRGRVEEVPDSVTLRRLKPQDPSRPTDTRILAVKVAFSEPTPLKLGTTVELKIDPAPIP, from the coding sequence ATGAGAATGAGAACGCTGGCCTTGAGTGGAATCGTGGGCGCGGTGCTGATCGTGACCGCGGGATGGCAGGCGCGGGGCGCCGCCCCCGCCGCGCCGGCCGCCGTGGGCGCCCCCGCCGCCGCCCGCGTGGTGGCGGCCGAGGGTCGGGTGGTCGCCTACCCCGGGGCCGAGGTCAAGGTGGGGGCCGAGCGGCCCGGCCGCCTGGTGCGGGTCGTCGTTCAAGAGGGCCAGACCGTCCACCGCGGTGACCTCCTGGCGGAGATCGAGTCCGAGGAACTGAGGGCCTCGCTGGCCGAGGCGCGGGCCCACGTTGCGGAGACGGAGGCGGAGGCCCGTCTGGCCGACCTTGCCCGCGAACGGCGCCGCCAGCTCTTCCAGGAGAAGATCGTGGCCGTGCACGACCTGGATCAGGCCACGCGAGACCTGGAGATCGCCCAGGCCCGGCGGGACACGGCCGGCGCCACCGTGGCCCGTTACGAGGCCCAGCTCCGCAAGTCCCGGATCCTGGCCCCCATCTCCGGCACCGTGACCCTGCGCAGGGTGGACGAGGGCCAAACCGTGGAGGCCGGCGACGCCGCCTTCACGATCGCGGACTTGAGCCGGCTGCGCGTCGAGGGCGAGGCCCACGAGGCCGACGCGGGGGCCATTGCCGTCGGGGCTCCGGTCATCATCAGCGCCGAGGGCTTTCCGGGTAGGGCCTGGCGGGGGCGCGTCGAGGAAGTCCCGGACTCGGTCACCCTCCGTCGGCTCAAGCCCCAAGACCCGAGCCGCCCCACCGACACCCGGATCCTGGCCGTTAAGGTGGCGTTCTCGGAGCCCACCCCCCTGAAGCTCGGGACCACGGTGGAGCTCAAGATCGATCCGGCCCCCATTCCATGA
- a CDS encoding MBL fold metallo-hydrolase — MKAPGPAAPVAIGLPFLWRRFRATLAPRPGGAPTVPYDREALLKNPGVTWIGHATLLVRMDGAGFLTDPVFSERASPLSFAGPRRLVPPGVPLGELPPLAFALLSHDHYDHADLPSIKVLAARGLRFIVPRGVAELVARVGGEAVELGWWDSVMIGALRVTCVPAQHFSGRTLTDRNRRLWAGWVVAGPTRRFYFAGDTAYFPGFAEIGRRLGPLHLAAVPIGAYSPREIMSPVHTTPEEGLQAALDAGAERVLGMHFGTFDLADEPLDEPPRRFLAEAARRELGERAFVLKVGETRGF; from the coding sequence ATGAAGGCGCCAGGGCCAGCGGCTCCGGTGGCCATCGGCTTGCCTTTCCTCTGGCGCCGCTTCCGGGCCACCCTCGCCCCCCGGCCGGGCGGGGCCCCCACCGTCCCCTACGACCGTGAGGCCCTCCTCAAGAACCCGGGCGTGACGTGGATCGGCCACGCCACCCTCCTCGTCCGCATGGACGGCGCGGGCTTTCTCACCGACCCCGTCTTCTCGGAGCGCGCGAGCCCCCTCTCCTTCGCGGGGCCGCGGCGGCTGGTGCCGCCGGGCGTGCCCCTGGGAGAGCTGCCCCCGCTGGCGTTCGCTCTGCTCTCCCACGACCATTACGACCACGCCGACCTGCCCTCTATCAAGGTCCTCGCCGCGCGCGGTCTCCGCTTCATCGTCCCCCGGGGGGTGGCCGAGCTCGTCGCTCGGGTGGGGGGAGAGGCGGTGGAGCTGGGCTGGTGGGACTCAGTCATGATTGGCGCCCTGCGCGTGACCTGCGTGCCCGCTCAGCACTTCTCGGGCCGCACCCTGACCGACCGCAACCGCCGACTCTGGGCAGGCTGGGTCGTGGCGGGTCCCACCCGCCGCTTTTATTTCGCCGGGGACACCGCCTACTTTCCGGGTTTCGCGGAGATCGGCCGTCGGCTGGGCCCGCTCCACTTGGCCGCCGTCCCCATCGGCGCCTACTCCCCCCGCGAGATCATGAGCCCGGTCCACACCACGCCCGAGGAGGGCCTGCAAGCGGCGCTCGACGCCGGGGCGGAGCGCGTCCTGGGCATGCACTTCGGCACCTTCGACCTGGCTGACGAGCCTCTGGATGAGCCGCCCCGTCGCTTCCTGGCCGAGGCCGCGCGCCGCGAGTTGGGCGAGCGCGCCTTCGTGCTCAAGGTGGGCGAGACACGGGGCTTCTGA